From a single Chiloscyllium punctatum isolate Juve2018m chromosome 31, sChiPun1.3, whole genome shotgun sequence genomic region:
- the rce1a gene encoding CAAX prenyl protease 2 isoform X1, whose product MSMMADLDGGAELCSVSVVSCLLLACSYVGSLYVWRSQLPRDHPTVIKRRFTSVLIVSMLSPLWVWTWRQYTGFKTGPSLLMLMGVHLEGLFAAACLPLLLTMVLFFGPLIQLVMDYPWDFLEGMKMVLDPQFWVQCVADMRWMRNQVVAPLTEELVFRACMLPMLVPCTGLSRAIVTCPLFFGVAHFHHVIELLKFKQGTITGIFLSAAFQFSYTAVFGAYTAFIFIRTGHLIGPVLCHSFCNYMGFPAIGAALEHPQKLTIFFFYVLGVILFLLLLFPMTDPSFYGSLAICHLTKPDTSTSICT is encoded by the exons ATGTCGATGATGGCGGATCTCGATGGCGGCGCTGAGCTTTGCTCCGTCTCCGTGGTCTCCTGCCTGCTGCTGGCTTGCAGCTACGTGGGGAGCCTGTACGTGTGGAGGAGCCAGTTGCCCAG GGATCATCCGACTGTGATTAAACGGCGGTTCACCAGCGTCCTGATCGTCTCGATGCTATCTCCGTTGTGGGTCTGGACATGGCGGCAATATACAGGTTTCAAG ACAGGTCCATCGCTGCTGATGCTAATGGGGGTCCATCTGGAGGGGCTCTTTGCTGCTGCCTGCCTTCCACTCTTACTGACCATG GTGCTGTTCTTTGGGCCATTGATACAGCTGGTCATGGACTATCCATGGGATTTCCTCGAAGGGATGAAGATGGTTCTCG ATCCACAGTTTTGGGTGCAGTGCGTGGCAGACATGCGTTGGATGAGGAATCAGGTGGTGGCTCCCCTGACGGAAGAGCTGGTGTTCCGGGCGTGTATGCTGCCAATGCTGGTACCTTGCACTGGCCTTAGCCGTGCCATTGTCACCTGCCCGCTTTTCTTTGGAGTTG CTCATTTTCACCATGTGATCGAGCTCCTGAAGTTCAAGCAAGGAACCATCACAGGAATCTTCCTCTCAGCAG CTTTCCAGTTTTCTTACACTGCAGTGTTTGGAGCATATACCGCATTTATTTTCATCAGAACAG GTCATCTGATTGGTCCAGTGCTGTGCCACTCATTTTGCAACTACATGGGATTCCCAGCGATTGGTGCTGCCCTCGAGCACCCTCAGAAACTCACCATCTTTTTCTTCTATGTACTGGGAGTCATCCTTTTCTTGCTGTTGCTGTTCCCCATGACGGACCCCTCCTTCTATGGGAGCCTTGCCATTTGCCACTTGACCAAGCCAGACACCAGCACTTCAATCTGCACTTGA
- the rce1a gene encoding CAAX prenyl protease 2 isoform X2 — translation MAAIYRFQGPSLLMLMGVHLEGLFAAACLPLLLTMVLFFGPLIQLVMDYPWDFLEGMKMVLDPQFWVQCVADMRWMRNQVVAPLTEELVFRACMLPMLVPCTGLSRAIVTCPLFFGVAHFHHVIELLKFKQGTITGIFLSAAFQFSYTAVFGAYTAFIFIRTGHLIGPVLCHSFCNYMGFPAIGAALEHPQKLTIFFFYVLGVILFLLLLFPMTDPSFYGSLAICHLTKPDTSTSICT, via the exons ATGGCGGCAATATACAGGTTTCAAG GTCCATCGCTGCTGATGCTAATGGGGGTCCATCTGGAGGGGCTCTTTGCTGCTGCCTGCCTTCCACTCTTACTGACCATG GTGCTGTTCTTTGGGCCATTGATACAGCTGGTCATGGACTATCCATGGGATTTCCTCGAAGGGATGAAGATGGTTCTCG ATCCACAGTTTTGGGTGCAGTGCGTGGCAGACATGCGTTGGATGAGGAATCAGGTGGTGGCTCCCCTGACGGAAGAGCTGGTGTTCCGGGCGTGTATGCTGCCAATGCTGGTACCTTGCACTGGCCTTAGCCGTGCCATTGTCACCTGCCCGCTTTTCTTTGGAGTTG CTCATTTTCACCATGTGATCGAGCTCCTGAAGTTCAAGCAAGGAACCATCACAGGAATCTTCCTCTCAGCAG CTTTCCAGTTTTCTTACACTGCAGTGTTTGGAGCATATACCGCATTTATTTTCATCAGAACAG GTCATCTGATTGGTCCAGTGCTGTGCCACTCATTTTGCAACTACATGGGATTCCCAGCGATTGGTGCTGCCCTCGAGCACCCTCAGAAACTCACCATCTTTTTCTTCTATGTACTGGGAGTCATCCTTTTCTTGCTGTTGCTGTTCCCCATGACGGACCCCTCCTTCTATGGGAGCCTTGCCATTTGCCACTTGACCAAGCCAGACACCAGCACTTCAATCTGCACTTGA